The following are encoded in a window of Methanobrevibacter ruminantium M1 genomic DNA:
- a CDS encoding IMP cyclohydrolase: MYLGRIISAGKTEDGKPFVAYRVSSRSFPNRQVKVLEDEAAIIPKEGFEKDIFKNSYIAYDCIKTVGDIAIISNGSQTNPIADKISIGMNIRDAMAYSLITLDYEKDDYNTPRIAAVVKGGDDFEAYIGIVTDSKILVEKIDEGAQFISTYEKNSPEDVVYSAETPDDACKFIFDEGAFAEFENPVCSVAAIFDGKWNISGLNPE; the protein is encoded by the coding sequence ATGTATTTAGGAAGAATTATTTCAGCAGGTAAAACAGAAGATGGCAAGCCTTTTGTAGCTTATAGAGTTTCAAGCAGATCTTTTCCAAACAGACAGGTAAAGGTTCTTGAAGATGAAGCGGCTATCATTCCAAAGGAAGGCTTTGAAAAGGACATTTTTAAAAACTCTTATATTGCTTATGACTGTATAAAAACTGTAGGAGATATTGCAATTATCTCAAATGGTTCACAGACCAATCCGATTGCAGATAAGATATCCATTGGTATGAATATTCGTGATGCAATGGCATATTCCTTGATTACCTTGGATTATGAAAAGGACGATTATAACACTCCTAGAATTGCTGCAGTGGTTAAAGGTGGAGATGATTTTGAAGCATATATTGGTATTGTAACTGACAGTAAGATATTGGTTGAAAAGATTGATGAGGGTGCTCAATTCATTTCCACTTATGAAAAGAACAGTCCGGAAGATGTTGTATATTCTGCCGAAACTCCAGATGATGCATGCAAGTTTATCTTTGATGAAGGTGCATTTGCTGAGTTTGAAAATCCTGTATGTTCAGTTGCAGCAATCTTTGATGG
- a CDS encoding ExbD/TolR family protein produces the protein MAIDIKRHKEKLRQDEPEIKLVPFIDILFTLLIFLVVTSTFGAATVDDNGSGSGKPNMTDTTGDAEYYLIPVAGLQKVTVDGVDMSSEIKGNAIGVHARVLDQGDVQIKTSEHAIIIKAPPGMSPQEAVHTPE, from the coding sequence ATGGCAATTGACATTAAGCGTCATAAGGAAAAGCTTAGACAGGACGAACCTGAAATCAAACTGGTTCCTTTCATTGACATTTTATTTACATTGCTTATATTTTTAGTGGTTACAAGTACCTTTGGAGCTGCTACAGTTGATGATAATGGTTCAGGTTCTGGAAAGCCGAATATGACGGACACTACTGGTGATGCGGAGTATTATTTGATTCCTGTTGCCGGTTTGCAGAAAGTTACTGTAGATGGTGTGGATATGTCCTCTGAGATTAAGGGAAATGCAATTGGTGTGCATGCAAGAGTCCTTGACCAGGGAGATGTTCAGATTAAAACGAGTGAACATGCGATAATTATTAAAGCGCCTCCAGGTATGAGTCCGCAAGAAGCGGTTCACACGCCAGAGTAG
- a CDS encoding MotA/TolQ/ExbB proton channel family protein, with amino-acid sequence MIIEMLTDGFNMIMEMLQSGGVITYIILLLGIYGLLISIRKIFYLRKISKIDATEIMGTITSSMEQGGAIEALKNISHYKNPVSRIMSEALKIGYKNKTEVEESMEQIFIVELSKMTNGISALKTIIELAPFLGLIGTVLGIWMTFKNLGVNPDAAAMAEGIYIALITTIAGLTVAIILMPLYTYIKGLIDDEMDKIELATKMTNWSYAVIKIRVYEKLPCVVEALQEADGIVSVKEITDPYSNIQISFKPSMLEKSISNIILEKCDVKSEITESKLRQ; translated from the coding sequence ATGATTATAGAAATGCTAACTGATGGATTTAATATGATTATGGAGATGCTGCAAAGCGGAGGAGTTATCACCTATATAATTCTCTTGCTTGGTATCTATGGTCTTTTAATATCCATTAGAAAAATATTTTACCTTAGGAAGATAAGTAAAATTGATGCTACAGAGATTATGGGGACAATTACCTCTTCTATGGAACAGGGCGGAGCTATTGAAGCCTTGAAGAACATCAGTCACTATAAGAACCCTGTTTCAAGAATCATGTCTGAAGCATTGAAGATTGGCTATAAGAATAAGACAGAAGTTGAAGAAAGTATGGAGCAGATTTTTATTGTCGAATTAAGTAAGATGACAAATGGGATCAGTGCTTTAAAGACCATTATTGAGCTTGCTCCATTTTTAGGTCTAATCGGTACTGTGCTTGGTATTTGGATGACCTTTAAGAATTTAGGTGTGAATCCAGATGCTGCTGCAATGGCTGAAGGTATTTACATTGCTCTTATTACTACAATTGCTGGTTTGACTGTAGCTATTATTCTTATGCCTTTGTACACTTATATTAAAGGTTTGATTGATGATGAAATGGATAAAATCGAATTGGCAACTAAAATGACTAATTGGAGTTATGCAGTTATTAAGATTCGTGTTTATGAAAAATTGCCTTGTGTGGTTGAAGCTCTTCAAGAGGCAGATGGTATCGTAAGTGTTAAGGAGATTACAGATCCTTATTCCAATATTCAGATTTCATTCAAGCCTAGTATGCTTGAAAAGAGTATAAGCAATATCATTTTAGAGAAATGTGATGTAAAGTCTGAAATTACTGAAAGTAAGTTGAGACAATAG